In the genome of Petrotoga miotherma DSM 10691, one region contains:
- a CDS encoding aminotransferase class IV, with protein MFYNGKEWVEFPLVSGDDEGFVNGYSIYDVLRTYSGIPYNLKRHYDRLKRSADFMALEIPPLEKIKIILNQAKKIHNYEEFRFKIYVTPFTSKYKTFYCFVEELKEDVDLIEEGVVVNIARERKSSSPIIPYYVKTPLNGSIKYIHKKYDYYYDSIILNEFGNVTEGTYSNIFYVSGGVLLTPHISSGILPGITREDVLELANDLSLEVEEKANVQVWELLSAEEVFLTHTSRGVVPVRRIFPDFTFTVPGVVTEAILDNWKDFITEKIED; from the coding sequence ATGTTTTATAATGGTAAAGAGTGGGTAGAATTTCCCTTGGTTAGTGGAGATGATGAAGGGTTCGTGAATGGTTATTCCATTTATGATGTACTCAGAACTTATTCAGGTATTCCTTACAATTTAAAAAGGCATTATGACAGGTTGAAGCGATCTGCTGATTTTATGGCACTTGAAATACCACCTCTGGAAAAGATAAAAATAATTTTAAATCAGGCAAAAAAGATTCATAATTATGAAGAATTCAGATTTAAAATATATGTAACTCCTTTCACTTCTAAATATAAAACATTTTATTGCTTTGTTGAAGAATTAAAAGAGGATGTAGATTTAATTGAAGAAGGCGTGGTAGTAAATATAGCTAGAGAAAGGAAAAGTTCCTCTCCTATTATTCCTTATTATGTAAAAACACCTTTAAATGGATCGATCAAATACATCCATAAAAAATACGATTATTATTATGATTCCATCATTTTGAATGAGTTCGGTAATGTTACCGAAGGCACATATTCTAATATTTTTTACGTCAGTGGTGGCGTTTTGTTGACACCTCATATTTCATCAGGAATATTACCGGGGATAACCAGAGAAGATGTCCTTGAATTAGCAAATGATTTATCTTTAGAAGTTGAAGAGAAAGCAAATGTTCAAGTATGGGAACTTTTATCTGCTGAGGAAGTATTTCTTACCCACACTTCAAGAGGGGTAGTACCTGTTAGAAGAATTTTTCCTGATTTTACTTTTACTGTACCTGGTGTAGTAACTGAAGCTATTCTCGATAATTGGAAAGATTTCATTACAGAAAAAATAGAAGATTAA
- a CDS encoding DNA gyrase/topoisomerase IV subunit B yields MVEKTYSGNDIKVLKGLEPVRLRPGMYIGSTGKTGLNHMVYEIIDNAIDEHVNGFCDTIRVTLNEDDSIEVEDNGRGIPVDIHPTENKNTLELVMTSLHAGGKFDKKAYKVSGGLHGVGASVVNALSEYMEVKVYRDGKIYYQKYAKGVPQTDVIVIGETDKTGTVVKFLPDKEIFDDGDITVESRLIENRLKEIAFLNPNLKVIFEDRKRDYRQEFHFQGGLNEFINYILKRRKMNSISEPVYMYGSYQYSKVESEIQVEIAFVYTDSEESNVISFVNNIRTIDGGEHESGFKQALTRLSNEYARKYNVLKEKDENFSGEDVREGLLAIIHIKMPNPVFEGQTKGRLGSKVAREAVNQITTEKLSLYFDANIKEAKNIFERMFLAYKKRLAAKRARDSIKRKTIFENTTLPGKLADCTSRDLNESELFIVEGDSAGGNAKQARDRMYQAILPLRGKILNAEKTDFLKLLKNEQVSNIFTALGTGIGDEFNLSKLRYGKIIIMTDADVDGAHIRTLVLTLFHKYMRSLIEEGYVYIAQPPLYRFEVGKQHFYLYSDDELEELKKKYGDKKWRLQRYKGLGEMNPDQLRETTMDRETRKLVKIKMEDLEMAEEMIEILMGYDPSVRREFIESNANKVKELDI; encoded by the coding sequence ATGGTAGAAAAAACATATTCTGGAAACGATATAAAAGTCTTAAAAGGACTAGAACCTGTTAGGTTAAGACCTGGAATGTACATTGGATCAACGGGTAAAACCGGATTAAACCATATGGTTTATGAAATAATTGATAACGCCATAGATGAGCATGTTAATGGCTTTTGTGATACAATCCGAGTTACTTTGAATGAGGATGATTCTATTGAAGTTGAGGATAATGGAAGAGGTATACCTGTAGATATACACCCAACTGAAAACAAAAATACATTGGAGTTAGTTATGACTTCGCTTCATGCGGGTGGAAAGTTCGATAAGAAAGCCTATAAGGTTAGTGGAGGGCTTCATGGAGTAGGAGCATCGGTTGTTAACGCTCTTTCCGAATATATGGAGGTAAAGGTCTACAGAGACGGAAAAATATACTATCAAAAGTATGCAAAAGGCGTTCCTCAAACAGATGTAATTGTTATAGGCGAAACAGACAAGACTGGTACTGTTGTGAAATTTCTCCCTGATAAAGAAATATTCGATGATGGAGATATCACAGTTGAATCACGATTAATAGAGAATAGGTTGAAAGAAATAGCCTTTTTAAATCCTAACTTGAAAGTTATCTTTGAAGATAGAAAAAGAGATTATAGGCAAGAATTTCATTTTCAAGGTGGGTTAAATGAATTTATAAATTACATCTTGAAACGGCGGAAAATGAATTCTATTTCCGAGCCGGTTTATATGTATGGATCATATCAATATAGTAAAGTGGAGTCTGAAATTCAAGTGGAAATAGCTTTTGTATATACCGATTCTGAAGAAAGCAATGTTATTTCTTTTGTGAACAACATTAGAACTATCGATGGAGGAGAACATGAATCTGGATTTAAACAGGCTCTAACAAGATTATCAAATGAATATGCAAGAAAGTACAACGTTTTAAAGGAAAAAGACGAGAATTTTAGTGGAGAAGATGTGAGAGAAGGATTATTAGCCATAATACATATAAAAATGCCCAATCCTGTTTTCGAAGGTCAAACAAAGGGAAGATTGGGATCTAAAGTTGCTAGAGAAGCAGTAAATCAAATAACTACAGAAAAATTATCTTTATATTTTGATGCAAATATAAAAGAAGCAAAAAACATTTTTGAAAGAATGTTTTTAGCCTACAAAAAAAGACTGGCGGCTAAAAGAGCCAGAGATAGCATTAAAAGAAAAACAATATTCGAAAATACAACTTTACCAGGTAAATTGGCAGATTGTACGTCGAGGGATTTAAACGAATCAGAACTTTTTATAGTTGAAGGAGATTCTGCGGGGGGAAATGCAAAACAAGCTAGAGACAGGATGTACCAGGCAATTTTACCTTTAAGAGGAAAAATTCTAAATGCAGAGAAAACTGACTTTTTAAAACTTTTAAAAAATGAACAGGTTTCGAATATTTTCACAGCATTGGGAACTGGTATAGGAGACGAGTTTAATCTATCCAAATTGAGATATGGTAAAATCATTATCATGACTGATGCAGATGTTGATGGTGCGCATATTAGAACTTTAGTATTGACGCTTTTTCACAAATATATGCGTTCTTTAATAGAAGAAGGATATGTATACATTGCTCAACCACCTTTGTATAGATTTGAAGTTGGAAAACAACATTTTTATCTTTATTCTGACGATGAACTTGAAGAATTGAAGAAAAAGTATGGGGATAAAAAATGGAGGCTACAAAGATATAAGGGGTTAGGAGAAATGAATCCTGACCAATTGAGAGAAACCACTATGGATAGAGAAACTAGAAAACTTGTGAAAATAAAGATGGAAGATTTAGAAATGGCAGAAGAGATGATAGAAATACTCATGGGATATGATCCTTCGGTTAGAAGAGAGTTTATTGAATCTAATGCTAATAAGGTGAAAGAGCTCGATATTTAG
- a CDS encoding DciA family protein, whose amino-acid sequence MEEKFEGVLKQLSKKNLVYKKIYIIKKLREELPKYMPENLSKHVTVKNYLLKEKVVEIACENNYVKQEILFREKILLNALNSILENETINRIRIVS is encoded by the coding sequence ATGGAGGAAAAGTTTGAAGGAGTTTTAAAACAACTTTCTAAAAAAAATTTGGTCTACAAAAAAATATATATAATAAAAAAATTAAGAGAAGAATTACCTAAGTATATGCCTGAGAATTTATCAAAACATGTAACAGTTAAAAATTATCTCTTAAAAGAGAAGGTAGTGGAAATAGCCTGTGAAAACAATTATGTTAAACAGGAAATACTTTTTAGGGAAAAAATATTGTTGAACGCATTAAATTCTATTCTAGAAAATGAAACGATAAATAGAATTAGAATTGTTTCTTGA